Proteins from a single region of Campylobacter sp. RM16704:
- the mshL gene encoding pilus (MSHA type) biogenesis protein MshL, giving the protein MIKIIFLFISFFIFTNASIIQCNQRVFDISIENKTSLLEVLNELGRECGFSIIIKDLIAKEKLDSKQNYLHIRKMTLKEIFNLLLKENNLAYEYERNILKVYGKKIKTFKVHYISSIREGQSITKASVDSRPRQGDYDNTKEADNLVISTDKFDFWEKIAEEIQALLDEKTNKPIINTNAGIITLNATPYELARVEKYLYDLNKRLKKQVLIDVSIVAVHLNKSHSSGINWQELAFKLNSDDDFIINKGGIRNINLKANIETKAILNLLQENGKTTVLSNPKLMALNNQQAIISIGDTINYQVKESSKGTENGTTISETFNNYSIFVGILLNILPEISDDHKIMLRINPSLSDFKYSVDNYRQNKPRDIAPDTIQKKLSTVVEVEDGQTLILGGLISKNTISNHNEISALSKIPLFGFLFQGKQNLEDTSEIVFIIKPSLIKADKKILSLKELGFEHEDNIF; this is encoded by the coding sequence ATGATAAAAATAATATTTTTGTTTATTAGTTTTTTTATTTTTACAAATGCTTCAATAATTCAATGCAATCAACGTGTTTTTGATATAAGTATTGAAAATAAAACTTCTTTACTTGAAGTTTTGAATGAGCTTGGTAGAGAATGCGGTTTTAGTATTATTATAAAAGATTTAATAGCTAAAGAAAAATTAGATAGCAAGCAAAACTATTTACATATAAGAAAAATGACTTTAAAAGAAATTTTTAATTTGCTATTAAAAGAAAATAATCTTGCTTATGAATACGAAAGAAATATTTTAAAAGTTTATGGAAAAAAAATAAAAACTTTTAAAGTTCACTATATAAGTTCTATTAGAGAAGGGCAAAGTATTACCAAGGCTTCGGTAGATTCAAGACCTAGGCAAGGAGATTATGATAATACTAAAGAAGCAGATAATTTAGTGATAAGTACAGACAAATTTGATTTTTGGGAAAAAATAGCTGAAGAAATTCAAGCTTTATTGGATGAAAAAACAAATAAGCCTATTATTAACACTAATGCAGGAATTATAACATTAAATGCAACACCATACGAACTTGCGAGAGTTGAAAAATATCTATATGATTTAAATAAAAGACTTAAAAAACAAGTATTAATTGATGTAAGTATTGTTGCGGTGCATTTAAATAAAAGTCATTCTAGCGGAATTAACTGGCAAGAACTTGCTTTTAAACTTAACAGTGATGATGATTTTATTATAAATAAGGGTGGAATCAGGAATATTAATTTAAAAGCCAATATAGAAACAAAGGCTATTTTAAATTTATTACAAGAAAATGGAAAAACAACCGTACTTTCAAATCCAAAACTTATGGCTTTAAATAATCAACAAGCTATTATTTCCATAGGAGATACAATAAATTATCAAGTAAAAGAAAGTTCTAAAGGAACTGAAAATGGGACAACTATTAGTGAGACTTTTAATAATTATTCTATTTTTGTAGGGATATTACTTAATATTTTGCCAGAGATTTCAGATGATCATAAAATTATGCTTAGGATTAATCCAAGTTTGAGTGATTTTAAATATAGTGTAGATAATTATCGTCAAAATAAACCTAGAGATATTGCACCTGATACTATACAAAAAAAGCTTTCAACTGTAGTAGAAGTTGAAGATGGACAAACCTTAATTTTAGGTGGATTAATTAGTAAAAATACTATTAGTAATCATAATGAAATCAGTGCTTTATCTAAAATACCACTTTTTGGTTTTTTGTTTCAGGGAAAACAGAATTTAGAAGATACTAGTGAAATAGTTTTTATTATTAAACCAAGTTTAATAAAAGCTGATAAAAAAATTTTAAGTTTAAAAGAATTGGGTTTTGAACATGAAGATAATATATTTTAA
- a CDS encoding transformation system, membrane protein CtsX: MKIIYFKLLLCLSFMQAIDIENSTYDTALFYEKFILQPNYENALNLAKYFYQNKAYEEAIYWAIEANDFDLEQKEAWLIFINAKLKQGKYEHALKAKNEYEKLLGIDLE, encoded by the coding sequence ATGAAGATAATATATTTTAAATTATTACTTTGTTTATCATTTATGCAAGCAATTGATATTGAAAATAGCACCTATGATACTGCACTTTTTTATGAGAAGTTTATTTTGCAACCAAATTATGAAAATGCTCTGAATTTAGCTAAGTATTTTTATCAAAATAAAGCTTATGAAGAAGCTATTTATTGGGCTATAGAAGCAAATGATTTTGATTTAGAACAAAAAGAGGCATGGTTGATTTTTATCAATGCAAAGCTTAAGCAAGGAAAATACGAACATGCTCTAAAAGCAAAAAATGAGTATGAAAAACTCTTAGGAATTGATCTTGAGTGA
- a CDS encoding transformation system, type II secretion system ATPase CtsE has product MSDKYILLEQNLFTKKELKSLDECFFKELSQNYGLNFLDLNKDMKFEKYLDILPIALMEQYELFCFNEDDENIYIVSFKPLLEEAIEKIQNLYRFKNIQIFICTYVQFEYFFKKIQFLIKIRDYADILYKNLNNQEVQEDAILEQFLLLILSHACFFKASDIHFEPLENEVLVRFRIDGILNNICVLNFRVYQALLLHIKIISLLNVAEQRNAQDGSFSKIILEQKYDFRVSIMPLLFGQSIVLRILKQEERVFELDKLFIDEDILSNLKRYIQAPYGLILFCGPTGSGKSTFMHAILNQLDTSKKIITLEDPIEYKLKHAQQILLNPKANFDFHKALRSVLRQDPDVIMVGEIRDEESLDIVLKASLSGHLVLSTLHTNNALEAIFRMMHMNAKSYLISCSLNLIIAQRLVRKLCKCKEKVYEKSIFQNEVIEGYFYKAKGCARCLNSGYKGRIMIAEFLFLDQNIKNMIENNIGYDNILKYAIEKGFLTLGCDAVQKVKQGLTSLEELKKISF; this is encoded by the coding sequence TTGAGTGACAAATATATTCTTTTAGAACAAAATTTATTTACAAAAAAAGAATTAAAAAGTTTAGATGAATGTTTTTTTAAAGAATTATCACAAAATTATGGCTTAAATTTTTTGGATTTAAATAAAGATATGAAATTTGAAAAGTATCTTGATATTTTACCGATTGCTTTAATGGAGCAATATGAACTTTTTTGTTTTAATGAGGATGATGAAAATATTTATATTGTTTCTTTTAAACCTTTATTAGAAGAAGCTATAGAAAAAATACAAAATTTATATCGTTTTAAAAATATACAGATTTTTATTTGTACATATGTTCAATTTGAATATTTTTTCAAAAAAATTCAATTTTTGATAAAAATTAGAGATTATGCTGATATTTTATATAAAAATTTAAACAACCAAGAAGTACAAGAAGATGCTATATTGGAACAATTTTTATTGCTAATTTTATCACATGCTTGTTTTTTTAAAGCAAGTGATATTCATTTTGAACCATTAGAAAATGAAGTTTTAGTAAGATTTAGAATTGATGGAATTTTAAATAATATTTGTGTTTTAAATTTTAGAGTATATCAAGCTTTACTTTTACATATAAAGATTATTTCTTTATTAAATGTTGCAGAACAAAGAAATGCCCAAGATGGTAGTTTTAGTAAAATAATTCTAGAGCAAAAATATGATTTTAGAGTATCTATTATGCCTTTACTTTTTGGACAAAGCATTGTTCTTAGAATTTTAAAACAAGAAGAACGGGTTTTTGAACTTGATAAATTGTTTATTGATGAAGATATTTTATCAAATTTAAAAAGATATATTCAAGCACCATATGGTCTTATTTTGTTTTGTGGTCCTACAGGTAGTGGAAAAAGCACTTTTATGCATGCAATTTTAAACCAACTTGATACTAGTAAAAAAATAATTACTTTAGAAGATCCTATAGAATACAAACTAAAGCATGCGCAACAAATTCTTTTAAATCCTAAAGCTAATTTTGATTTTCATAAAGCATTAAGATCTGTTTTAAGACAAGATCCTGATGTAATAATGGTTGGTGAGATTAGAGATGAGGAAAGTTTAGATATAGTTTTAAAGGCATCATTAAGCGGACATTTGGTTTTAAGTACCTTACATACTAATAATGCTTTAGAGGCTATTTTTAGAATGATGCATATGAATGCTAAATCTTATTTAATATCTTGTTCTTTAAATTTAATTATAGCTCAACGTTTAGTGAGAAAATTATGCAAATGCAAAGAGAAAGTTTATGAAAAAAGCATTTTTCAAAATGAAGTGATTGAAGGTTATTTTTATAAAGCAAAAGGTTGTGCTAGGTGTTTAAATAGTGGTTATAAGGGTCGTATAATGATAGCTGAATTTTTGTTTTTAGATCAAAACATAAAAAATATGATAGAAAATAACATAGGTTATGATAATATTTTAAAATATGCTATAGAAAAAGGATTTTTAACCTTAGGATGTGATGCAGTACAAAAGGTTAAACAAGGTTTAACTAGTCTAGAAGAATTAAAAAAGATAAGCTTTTGA
- a CDS encoding transformation system, type II secretion system membrane protein CtsF — translation MKKFIITYVLNNESKQRIIKAKNLYEARIWALEKYSKLVDIQEYFEQTKHKIKDEDLVFILKDLSVVLKSGMSLQEAILEFINYAYDEKVVNKFSVVYNKLINGYSYEESFIGILNSRELAVLKICEGKQELSKAFDIIVDLKEKNIKNLKQFKKAITYPILVFTCVILAFFVLIIFVLPEFQLLFKQLELPLPVVTKILFTIADFFTNFLIYIILGVFILIFFVIFFKNTFLFHKIMFYFPIFGKIIQNQDKFCFFIILSHLLSAGIDAKKAFELSIGGIENLFLKNKMFEAMKLFESGLDIAQAFLKIDIFEPFVIRMLKLALKSSKLDKSTYELALFFEYKKENYTQKLLTLLEPLMTIIMASLILILALGVFLPMWQMSQGVSF, via the coding sequence TTGAAAAAATTTATTATTACTTATGTTTTAAATAATGAGTCAAAACAACGTATCATTAAAGCTAAAAATTTATATGAAGCTAGAATTTGGGCTTTAGAAAAATACTCTAAATTGGTTGATATACAAGAGTATTTTGAACAAACAAAACATAAAATAAAAGATGAAGATCTTGTGTTTATTTTGAAAGATTTAAGTGTTGTTTTAAAGAGTGGAATGAGTTTACAAGAGGCAATATTAGAATTTATAAATTATGCTTATGATGAAAAAGTCGTTAATAAATTTAGTGTAGTTTATAATAAACTCATAAATGGATATTCTTATGAAGAGTCTTTTATAGGCATTTTAAATTCTAGAGAATTAGCAGTTTTAAAAATTTGTGAGGGAAAACAAGAATTAAGTAAAGCTTTTGATATTATTGTTGATTTAAAAGAAAAAAACATAAAAAACTTAAAACAATTTAAAAAAGCCATAACTTATCCAATTTTGGTATTTACTTGTGTTATTTTGGCTTTTTTTGTTCTTATAATTTTTGTTTTACCTGAATTCCAACTCTTGTTTAAACAACTTGAATTACCATTGCCAGTTGTTACAAAAATTCTTTTTACAATAGCAGATTTTTTTACCAATTTCTTGATATATATTATTTTAGGAGTATTTATCCTTATATTCTTTGTAATTTTTTTTAAAAACACATTTCTTTTTCATAAAATAATGTTTTATTTTCCTATTTTTGGCAAAATTATTCAAAATCAAGATAAATTTTGTTTTTTTATAATTTTATCTCATCTATTAAGTGCTGGAATAGATGCAAAAAAAGCTTTTGAATTGTCTATCGGAGGTATAGAAAATTTATTTTTGAAAAATAAAATGTTTGAAGCTATGAAATTATTTGAATCAGGACTAGATATAGCACAGGCGTTTTTAAAAATAGATATATTTGAACCTTTTGTTATAAGAATGTTAAAATTAGCTTTAAAAAGTTCAAAATTAGATAAAAGCACTTATGAGCTTGCATTGTTTTTTGAATATAAAAAAGAAAATTACACTCAAAAACTTCTTACTTTACTTGAGCCATTAATGACGATTATCATGGCAAGTTTGATTTTAATTCTTGCTTTGGGCGTATTTTTACCTATGTGGCAAATGAGTCAAGGTGTTAGTTTTTAG
- a CDS encoding acyltransferase gives MLKSIDEKDNIIYGDLSAQKNLNIEFCGRKNIVFFAGSSLNINIIFHGDNSLVFICNNCRLNGKIEIRTGGVFYAGENCTSGWTHFRVYEGRSIILGNDNMLSWSIWMQTSDYHLIFHSNSYKRINFAKSIYIGDHVWCAQEVAVLKGSFVASGSILGAKSVNAGYKFSNSIYAGNPSRIIKDNCFWSREDPVVGNWCKNEIAQYSTMNTKEFKFDFEEQKFLNPVLLEKELEKLENAHDKLEFIYDYIYNNTHKNRFSLFENSNQSKCKLYKDKNKISFSRLKFQNSKRQDELALKYKGAVCIVKNHLSYKLGFAIIKNSKNFRNYIKIPFVLLKIAKEHKNTIQNKVNLQDFCDYEEAINIKNSLSYQLGNALIRAHKIRYKGGYLKFFIETIKIIKKFKQDNHK, from the coding sequence GTGTTAAAATCAATTGACGAAAAAGATAATATTATCTATGGAGATTTATCTGCTCAAAAGAATTTGAATATTGAATTTTGTGGTAGAAAAAATATTGTTTTTTTCGCAGGATCTAGTTTAAATATTAATATTATTTTTCATGGAGATAATTCTTTAGTTTTTATTTGTAATAATTGTCGGTTGAATGGAAAAATTGAAATAAGAACAGGTGGAGTTTTTTACGCAGGTGAAAATTGTACTTCAGGTTGGACTCATTTTCGTGTTTATGAGGGAAGGAGCATTATATTAGGTAATGATAATATGCTTTCTTGGTCTATTTGGATGCAAACTTCTGATTATCATTTAATTTTTCATTCAAATTCTTATAAAAGAATTAACTTTGCTAAAAGTATTTATATAGGTGATCATGTTTGGTGTGCCCAAGAAGTTGCTGTGTTAAAAGGTAGTTTCGTAGCAAGTGGGAGTATTTTAGGTGCAAAAAGCGTTAATGCCGGATATAAGTTTTCTAATAGTATTTATGCTGGAAATCCTAGTAGAATAATTAAGGATAATTGTTTTTGGAGTAGAGAAGATCCAGTTGTTGGCAATTGGTGCAAAAATGAAATTGCACAATATTCTACAATGAATACTAAAGAATTTAAATTTGACTTTGAAGAACAAAAATTTTTAAATCCTGTTTTATTAGAAAAAGAACTTGAAAAATTAGAAAATGCACATGATAAATTAGAATTTATATACGATTATATTTATAATAATACTCATAAAAATCGTTTTTCTTTATTTGAGAATAGTAATCAAAGTAAATGCAAACTTTATAAAGATAAAAATAAAATTTCTTTTTCAAGATTAAAATTTCAAAATTCTAAAAGACAGGATGAATTAGCACTCAAGTATAAAGGTGCTGTATGTATAGTAAAAAATCATTTATCCTATAAATTAGGATTTGCCATAATTAAAAACTCAAAAAATTTTAGAAACTATATAAAAATACCCTTTGTGCTTTTGAAAATTGCAAAAGAACATAAAAATACAATCCAAAATAAAGTAAATTTGCAAGATTTTTGTGACTATGAAGAAGCAATAAATATAAAAAATAGCCTTTCATATCAGCTTGGAAATGCTTTGATTAGAGCTCATAAAATTCGATATAAAGGCGGATATTTAAAATTTTTTATTGAAACAATAAAAATTATAAAGAAATTTAAGCAAGATAATCATAAGTAA
- a CDS encoding TSUP family transporter: MELELTYYVILFFVAAFAGCVDAIVGGGGLITIPALFACGIPPHLALATNKLQSTFGSLTAVLAYRKSMHIEKIALGILFTAIGAAIGTYAVLLIDQNAVKIIVLICLVLIFLYTIFKPDLGHIHNKAKMSATSFQITFGLLLGFYDGFLGPGTGSFWIFACVIFLGFSMKNASINTKILNFTSNIVALGVFLYSYEVLWKVGFLMGIGQILGAFIGSKFVLKTQGTFIKKLFLTMVALTIAKVTYDYLA, from the coding sequence ATGGAGCTTGAATTAACTTATTATGTGATTTTATTTTTTGTTGCAGCTTTTGCAGGATGTGTTGATGCTATAGTAGGTGGAGGTGGGCTTATTACTATACCTGCTTTATTTGCCTGCGGGATTCCTCCTCATTTAGCACTAGCTACAAATAAACTTCAAAGTACTTTTGGTTCATTAACAGCTGTTTTAGCCTATAGAAAATCTATGCATATAGAAAAAATTGCTTTGGGAATTTTATTTACCGCCATTGGTGCAGCTATTGGAACTTATGCTGTTTTACTCATAGATCAAAATGCTGTTAAAATCATTGTATTAATTTGTCTTGTTTTAATCTTTTTATATACTATTTTTAAACCTGATTTGGGTCATATCCATAATAAAGCTAAAATGAGTGCTACAAGTTTTCAAATCACTTTTGGTTTGTTGCTTGGCTTTTATGATGGCTTTTTAGGACCAGGAACTGGGTCATTTTGGATCTTTGCTTGTGTAATATTTCTTGGTTTTAGCATGAAAAATGCAAGCATTAATACCAAAATCTTAAATTTTACCAGTAACATAGTAGCCTTGGGGGTTTTTTTATATTCTTATGAAGTATTATGGAAGGTTGGTTTTTTAATGGGTATAGGTCAAATTTTAGGTGCTTTCATAGGCTCTAAATTTGTTTTAAAAACTCAAGGAACTTTCATTAAAAAACTTTTTTTAACTATGGTTGCATTAACTATAGCTAAAGTTACTTATGATTATCTTGCTTAA
- a CDS encoding TIGR02757 family protein — MQLKALLEKAILDKNTQKELFSHPDPLQIASIYKDETIALLCALFAYGNAKNIVNFLKKLDFTLLEKSDEYIIKECKNLKYRFQNSQDIAQIFITLKRLKNQNSIENIFTTAYKKEQNITHAIKYFIEQIYRINSYRSYGYEFFFSKNFTFPKGPLKRYNMYLRWMVRKDELDLGLFKNIDKKDLLIPLDTHTHKVSLKIKLLERKIYDFKSVLELTQNLKKFDPHDPIKYDFALYRIGQNKESLWSLN, encoded by the coding sequence ATGCAATTAAAAGCTCTTTTGGAAAAAGCTATTTTAGATAAAAATACCCAAAAAGAGCTTTTTTCTCATCCTGATCCATTGCAAATTGCAAGCATATATAAAGATGAAACTATAGCTTTGCTTTGTGCTTTATTTGCTTATGGAAATGCTAAAAATATTGTCAATTTTTTAAAAAAGCTTGATTTTACTTTATTAGAAAAAAGTGATGAATATATTATAAAAGAATGTAAAAATTTAAAATATCGTTTTCAAAATTCACAAGATATAGCTCAAATTTTTATTACTCTAAAGCGTTTAAAAAATCAAAATAGCATTGAAAATATTTTCACTACAGCCTATAAAAAAGAACAAAATATCACACACGCTATAAAATATTTTATAGAACAAATCTATAGAATCAATTCATATAGAAGTTATGGTTATGAGTTTTTCTTTTCTAAAAATTTTACATTCCCCAAAGGACCTTTAAAAAGATATAATATGTATTTAAGATGGATGGTTAGAAAAGATGAACTTGATCTTGGATTATTTAAAAACATAGATAAAAAAGATTTGCTTATACCTTTAGATACACATACTCATAAAGTTTCATTAAAGATTAAGCTTTTAGAGCGTAAGATTTATGATTTTAAAAGTGTATTAGAACTTACGCAAAATCTTAAAAAATTTGATCCACACGATCCTATAAAATATGATTTTGCTTTATATAGAATCGGACAAAACAAGGAAAGCTTATGGAGCTTGAATTAA
- the flgK gene encoding flagellar hook-associated protein FlgK, translated as MGIFDSLYTGVGGIKAAEIQINTTGNNISNANAVFYTRQRAVQGTGMSIDRGGLHLGTGTQINTIKRLHDEHSYYKLKNATTQQQYTDYLGKILQEASQRFPDMQGTGILQDYKNYYDAWNNFASNPSDGASKIDLVESANTLTQNIQKTLQALDQMQQTVNEQIRQSVDEINNIGQEIANINKQLENEEVLPTDNANQLRDRRDELELRLSKLVDAVAWKGKSTQDSTLESTMTDSGRYYDLSIQGFSIVNGSSFHPLKLDNKNPQGFYQISYEVNDENRYDLTGKITGGQLGAQLDLRGRNYDGNHSTYSDGILQEYKDMLNTFTKTLITQTNNVYAQAATSRVNSDDLKGLKPNTSLMSYDKNIQAGNFDLTVYNDKGEPVATRTIKIDVNTTIQDIVNQINADIDDNKNSQGGDDLNDFFKAFYHYDVQSDSGNFQINGLKEGYKIAFKDKGTNFPGALNVSSFFNGQDASSINVNSSIRNDPNTLKASSNGINGNNDVANAMLQLQTTKVNFYNKNGTVDTLTLDGYYRKFTGKIASNAESNGFSHATNTTVYNTVYAEYQSKSGVNTNEELASLIQYQASYGAAAKIVTTVDQMLDTLLGLKS; from the coding sequence ATGGGAATTTTTGATAGTTTATATACAGGAGTTGGTGGCATAAAAGCTGCTGAAATTCAAATCAACACAACTGGTAACAATATTTCCAATGCAAACGCGGTATTTTATACGAGACAAAGAGCTGTACAAGGCACTGGAATGTCTATTGATAGAGGTGGTTTACATTTAGGAACTGGCACTCAAATTAACACCATTAAAAGATTACATGATGAGCATTCTTATTATAAATTAAAAAACGCTACAACACAACAACAATATACAGACTATTTGGGGAAAATTTTACAAGAAGCAAGTCAAAGATTTCCTGATATGCAAGGAACAGGTATTTTACAAGATTACAAAAATTATTACGATGCATGGAATAATTTTGCTTCAAATCCAAGTGATGGTGCAAGCAAAATAGATCTTGTAGAAAGTGCTAACACTCTCACACAAAATATACAAAAAACACTACAAGCTCTTGATCAAATGCAACAAACGGTAAATGAACAAATTAGACAAAGCGTAGATGAAATTAACAACATTGGTCAAGAAATTGCAAATATCAATAAACAGCTTGAAAACGAAGAAGTTTTACCAACCGATAATGCAAATCAATTAAGAGATAGAAGGGATGAGCTTGAACTTAGACTCTCAAAGCTAGTAGATGCAGTAGCTTGGAAAGGTAAAAGTACACAAGATAGCACCTTAGAATCAACTATGACAGATTCTGGAAGATATTATGATTTAAGTATTCAAGGATTTAGTATAGTAAATGGATCAAGTTTTCATCCTTTAAAACTTGACAACAAAAATCCTCAAGGATTTTACCAAATTTCTTATGAAGTTAATGATGAAAATCGCTATGACTTAACAGGTAAAATCACAGGCGGACAACTTGGAGCACAACTTGATCTTAGAGGTAGAAATTATGATGGTAACCACAGTACTTATAGTGATGGCATTTTGCAAGAATACAAGGATATGCTAAATACTTTTACTAAGACTTTGATTACCCAAACTAACAATGTTTATGCACAAGCAGCAACTAGTAGGGTTAACTCTGATGATTTAAAAGGCTTAAAACCAAACACCTCTTTAATGAGTTATGACAAAAACATCCAAGCAGGAAATTTTGATCTTACTGTTTACAATGATAAAGGCGAACCTGTAGCCACAAGAACAATAAAAATAGATGTAAATACCACCATACAAGATATAGTTAACCAAATTAACGCTGATATTGATGATAATAAAAATAGTCAAGGTGGTGATGATTTAAACGATTTTTTCAAAGCTTTTTATCATTATGATGTGCAAAGCGATAGTGGAAATTTTCAAATCAATGGTTTAAAAGAGGGTTATAAAATAGCTTTTAAAGATAAAGGCACTAATTTTCCTGGAGCATTAAATGTATCTTCATTCTTCAATGGACAAGATGCAAGCAGTATAAATGTAAATTCAAGCATAAGAAATGATCCTAATACCTTAAAAGCAAGCTCAAATGGAATCAACGGAAATAACGATGTTGCTAATGCTATGTTACAACTTCAAACTACTAAAGTAAATTTTTATAATAAAAACGGCACGGTAGATACTTTAACTTTAGATGGATATTATAGAAAATTTACAGGAAAAATTGCTTCAAATGCAGAAAGTAACGGTTTTTCTCATGCAACAAACACAACTGTTTATAATACAGTTTATGCAGAATACCAATCAAAAAGCGGGGTAAATACCAATGAAGAATTAGCTTCGCTTATACAATATCAAGCAAGTTATGGTGCTGCAGCTAAAATAGTAACCACAGTTGATCAAATGCTAGATACTTTACTTGGCCTAAAATCCTAA
- the flgN gene encoding flagellar export chaperone FlgN: MVKQYLDETNSILEKLINLTIEDIAQIQVANHQYVNKSIEDKTKLVSDFQIAKKNLDKALIDLSNQGNNKGLDELLDDEDKEKLALLKQNLNTLHQKNKEYAKLVLVIKDFYDNLLNTMFEQNGTNNAYGDKKTIPDSLFKINV, encoded by the coding sequence ATGGTTAAACAATATCTAGATGAAACAAATTCCATATTAGAAAAACTCATCAATCTTACTATAGAAGATATAGCACAAATTCAAGTTGCTAATCATCAATATGTAAATAAAAGTATAGAAGATAAAACTAAATTAGTAAGTGATTTTCAAATTGCTAAAAAAAATCTTGACAAAGCTTTAATAGATCTTAGTAATCAAGGAAATAACAAAGGCTTAGATGAGCTTTTAGATGATGAAGATAAAGAAAAATTAGCACTTCTAAAGCAAAATTTAAACACTCTACACCAAAAAAATAAAGAATATGCTAAATTAGTTCTTGTAATTAAAGATTTTTATGACAATCTTTTAAATACCATGTTTGAACAAAATGGAACAAATAATGCTTATGGAGATAAAAAAACAATTCCAGATTCATTATTTAAAATTAATGTTTAA
- a CDS encoding flagellar biosynthesis anti-sigma factor FlgM, translating into MINPIHQSYVAQVATNDLNKTENKENNKAKETQEIEENKVSLIASQIKNGEYKIDLQATSKAIADSLL; encoded by the coding sequence ATGATAAACCCTATACATCAAAGTTATGTAGCTCAAGTTGCTACTAATGATTTAAACAAAACAGAAAATAAAGAAAACAATAAGGCAAAAGAAACTCAAGAAATAGAGGAAAATAAGGTATCTTTAATTGCTTCTCAGATTAAAAATGGTGAGTATAAAATAGATTTACAAGCCACTTCAAAAGCAATAGCAGATTCTTTATTATAA
- a CDS encoding rod-binding protein, which yields MRVDNYLASKNYSSKLYESITKHNNSYKAAKNYADSAFKNDLTHIQALSNEDKALKEQTDAFEAFLIKSVLDISLKQENSLFGKDASDEIYSSMYNDTMSKALSGGLGFSKLLFDYLKERG from the coding sequence ATGAGAGTGGATAATTATTTAGCAAGTAAAAATTATAGTAGCAAACTTTATGAAAGTATTACCAAGCACAACAATAGCTATAAAGCAGCAAAAAACTATGCAGATAGTGCTTTTAAAAACGACTTAACTCATATACAGGCATTAAGTAATGAAGATAAAGCATTAAAAGAACAAACTGATGCTTTTGAGGCTTTTTTAATCAAAAGTGTTTTAGATATTTCTTTAAAACAAGAAAATTCTTTGTTTGGAAAAGATGCAAGTGATGAAATTTATTCATCTATGTATAATGATACTATGAGTAAGGCATTAAGTGGAGGGTTAGGTTTTTCAAAATTATTATTTGATTATTTAAAAGAAAGGGGTTAA